The Hypanus sabinus isolate sHypSab1 unplaced genomic scaffold, sHypSab1.hap1 scaffold_322, whole genome shotgun sequence genome includes a window with the following:
- the LOC132388414 gene encoding zinc finger protein 135-like has protein sequence MAHQRLHTRGRPFTCSECGKGFTQSSHLLSHQRVHTGEKPFTCSVCGKGFTESSNLLSHQRVHTGERPFTCSVCDRRFTVSSHLLVHQRVHTGEKPFTCSVCEKRFTWSSQLLAHQFVHTGEKPFTCSECGKGFTLSSRLLVHQRVHTGEKPFTCSVCGKRFTASSNLLVHQRDHTGERPFICSVCGRGFTQSFRLQSHQRVHTGEKPFTCLVCGKRFTESSSLQRHQRFHTGEKPFTCSVCGKRFTESSSLQSHQRVHTGEKPFTCSDCGKRFTDLSNLQRHQRVHTGEKPFTCSFCGKGFNESSYLQRHQRVHTGEKPFNCSVCGKGFTESSNLQRHQRVHTGEKLFICSVCGKRFTESFNLQRHQRIHTGEKPFTCSVCGKGFTQSSHLQSHQQVHTGGKSFTCSVCGKGFTQSSQLLAHQSDHNREWPLL, from the coding sequence atggctcaccagcgactTCACACCAGGgggcggccgttcacctgttcagaatgtggaaagggattcactcagtcatcccacctactgagccatcagcgagttcacactggggagaagccgttcacttgctcagtctgtgggaagggattcactgagtcatccaacctactgagtcatcagcgagttcacactggggagaggccattcacctgctcagtctgtgataggagattcactgtgtcatcCCACCTattggtacatcagcgagttcacaccggggagaagccgttcacctgctcagtctgtgagaagagattcacttggtcatcccaactactggcacaccagtttgttcacactggagagaagccgttcacctgctcagaatgtgggaagggattcacactgtcatcccgcTTACTGgtccatcagcgagttcacactggggagaagccattcacctgctctgtctgtgggaagagattcactgcatcatccaacctactggtacatcagcgagatcacactggggagaggccattcatctgctcagtctgtgggaggggattcactcagtcattcagactacagagtcatcagagagttcacactggggagaagccgttcacctgcttagtctgtgggaagagattcactgagtcatccagcctacagagacatcagcgatttcacactggggaaaagccgttcacctgctcagtctgtgggaagagattcactgagtcatccagcctacagagtcaccagcgagttcacactggggagaagccattcacctgctcagactgcgggaagagattcactgatttatccaacctacagagacatcagcgagttcacactggggagaagccattcacctgctcattcTGTGGGAAGGGGTTTAATGAGTCATcctacctacagagacatcagcgagttcacactggggagaagccattcaactgctcagtctgtgggaagggattcactgagtcatccaacctacagagacaccagcgagttcacactggggagaagctgttcatctgctcagtctgtgggaagagattcactgagtcatttaacctacagagacatcagcgaattcacactggggagaagccgtttacctgctcagtctgtgggaagggattcactcagtcatcccacctacagagtcatcagcaagttcacactggggggaagtcgttcacctgctcagtctgtgggaaaggtttcactcagtcatcccaactactggcacaccagtcagatcacaacagggagtggccgttgttatga